The sequence TCATGACTAGAGCTCCTGTAATTAAGACTAACTCAGCTAGTGATGCTTTATTAATTAAGCAATGGTTTGTTGATAACTTCACTGATTTAAAAGAACTTGCTGAAAGTACAACGTCCCATGGTAAACTTTTAAAAATCGATCCAATATTGATTGTTGGTAGTTATGTTTATCCTCGTTTTGTTTACTCAACTGGAGATAGTATGGGTATGAACATGGTTACAATAGCTACTGAAAAAATTTTAGATAAACTAGCTCAAGAAAGTGATGCAAAACACATTGCATTAAGTGGAAATGTTTGTGTTGATAAAAAACCAGCTGCAATTAATGTTGTTGAAGGAAGAGGAAAAAGTGTTGTAGCTGATATTTTAATTCCAAAAGAGATTGTAAATAAAAAGCTTAAAACAACTGCTGAAGCTATTGTAGAAGTAAACATTACTAAAAACTTAATTGGTTCTGCAGCAGCAGGTAGTATGGCATTTAATGCTCATTATGCTAATATGGTTGCAGCTATATTTTTAGCAACAGGTCAAGATGCAGCTCATGTTGTTGAAGGCTCTTTAGGAATTACCACCGCAGAAAATAGGGATGGAGATTTGTATTTTTCAGTTAACTTACCTGATTTACCAATAGCCACTGTTGGTGGCGGAACTAGTTTAGAAGTAGCTAATGAAGGACTGAATATTTTAGGTGTTGCAGGTTCTGGAAAAGCTCGTGAATTTGCAGAAATTGTTGCAGGCACGGTTTTAGCTGGTGAATTATCTCTTATAGGTGCATTAGCTGCTGGACACTTGGCTAGAGCTCATCAAGAACTTGGAAGGGGATAATTTAATATTTTGAATCTAATTTTTCAAATACTTCTTTAATATTTACTCTTGTTTCAAAACAACCAGTTTTTCTAAGTAATACTCCTTGTGGGCAATATGGAGCGAGTAACATCATCATTTGATTTAAATCTTCATGACAAGCTACTCCTAAAACGGCTTTGAATTTATTTTCCATAACTATTTTTTTAACAAAGCTAGATCCAGGTACAATATATAATTTATAACCCATTGGTTCAGCTTTCTTTTTAATAACTCCAATTGAACATAATCCACATTCAGTACAGTTCACTCCTTCTTTTTGAAGAGGAGCTTTACAATCTCTATGTCTTAAACAATGTGGTAAAAATATTAATGTTTTATCTGCAGGTATTTTTTTGAACTTTTCTTTATTTACATCATCACGTACTTTAATAGCTATATTATCAATTAAATATTCATCAAATTTTAACAGATTAGCTATTGTTTTAAATGGGGAGTATAAT is a genomic window of Methanobrevibacter oralis containing:
- a CDS encoding DUF116 domain-containing protein, with translation MVINDFYLLLGQLLIVIVILIVILFVIILIFGSFIAKKEQILFPRFILFVVDLLYSPFKTIANLLKFDEYLIDNIAIKVRDDVNKEKFKKIPADKTLIFLPHCLRHRDCKAPLQKEGVNCTECGLCSIGVIKKKAEPMGYKLYIVPGSSFVKKIVMENKFKAVLGVACHEDLNQMMMLLAPYCPQGVLLRKTGCFETRVNIKEVFEKLDSKY
- the hmgA gene encoding hydroxymethylglutaryl-CoA reductase (NADPH), whose product is MNKQEAIDKLLNGEMKLYQVDREFSPEEATNIRREFLEKKYSIDLVNISNYTLDMEKASKRNIENSIGVLQLPMGIAGPLKINGQYCKREVFVPLATSEGALVASINRGASTITASGGVNTIVTSDFMTRAPVIKTNSASDALLIKQWFVDNFTDLKELAESTTSHGKLLKIDPILIVGSYVYPRFVYSTGDSMGMNMVTIATEKILDKLAQESDAKHIALSGNVCVDKKPAAINVVEGRGKSVVADILIPKEIVNKKLKTTAEAIVEVNITKNLIGSAAAGSMAFNAHYANMVAAIFLATGQDAAHVVEGSLGITTAENRDGDLYFSVNLPDLPIATVGGGTSLEVANEGLNILGVAGSGKAREFAEIVAGTVLAGELSLIGALAAGHLARAHQELGRG